The Methanothrix sp. genome has a segment encoding these proteins:
- a CDS encoding DUF4139 domain-containing protein — protein sequence MKSIAALLLLMLPSLCLPAALAAADGSSVEATTAITLPVDSVTIYPDGLMTVKRTGLLDVTEGAHKFVVNVPDKADQSSVLLSVSNASIERVVYEADPIYTLNISSPGSQRFDLSYLMYRSAAWKPIYDLHLSEDRVLVKSNAVVSNQGGEDLKNVRLKLVAGLSSDVTVYPAPRAAANAEGASYVMKGAFEAKAAGDLPSTGELETLYIFELEGRKDLAMNKEIGFPLFEEDSPLVRIYTWDASWQPEGPADEEIRVNNTQKSPWPEGRAMLYRNGEYVSTIQMPYTPAGTNASIVVGTSADLKLERKLSDYNKTEEIRAVGSPEGNRTVKEIIQTWSYRLKIKSNLDRAATLEAIDYVPQEAVVVSISPQPDERTATTLKWKLDLSPRQETEINYAYQVKTTESLKEA from the coding sequence TTGAAATCCATTGCAGCGCTCCTGCTGCTTATGCTGCCATCTCTCTGTCTGCCAGCCGCCCTGGCAGCAGCCGATGGCTCCTCTGTCGAGGCCACAACCGCCATCACCCTTCCTGTGGACTCCGTCACCATCTATCCTGATGGCCTGATGACAGTCAAGAGGACAGGGTTGTTGGATGTGACTGAGGGTGCCCACAAGTTCGTGGTGAATGTGCCGGATAAGGCCGATCAGAGCTCAGTTCTCCTCTCTGTGAGCAATGCCAGCATCGAGAGGGTGGTCTATGAGGCCGATCCCATCTATACACTGAACATATCCTCCCCTGGATCGCAGAGATTCGATCTGAGCTATCTCATGTACCGCTCTGCTGCCTGGAAGCCCATATACGATCTGCACCTTTCAGAGGATCGGGTGCTGGTGAAGTCCAATGCCGTGGTGAGCAACCAGGGTGGAGAGGATCTGAAGAACGTGCGCCTCAAGCTGGTGGCCGGCTTATCTTCGGATGTGACCGTCTATCCCGCCCCCAGGGCTGCTGCCAATGCTGAAGGTGCCAGTTATGTCATGAAGGGGGCGTTTGAGGCTAAAGCCGCCGGGGATCTTCCGTCCACGGGAGAACTGGAGACTCTCTATATCTTCGAGCTGGAGGGACGGAAGGATCTAGCTATGAACAAGGAGATCGGCTTTCCCCTCTTCGAAGAGGATTCTCCGCTGGTGAGGATCTACACCTGGGATGCCAGCTGGCAGCCTGAAGGCCCGGCGGATGAGGAGATCCGGGTGAACAACACCCAAAAGAGCCCCTGGCCGGAGGGGAGGGCTATGCTCTACCGGAATGGCGAGTACGTCTCCACCATCCAGATGCCTTACACCCCGGCGGGCACCAATGCCTCCATTGTGGTTGGAACCTCTGCCGATCTGAAGCTGGAGCGAAAGCTCTCCGACTACAATAAGACGGAGGAGATCAGGGCGGTCGGCTCTCCGGAGGGGAACCGCACTGTCAAAGAGATCATCCAGACCTGGAGCTACCGATTGAAGATCAAGAGCAATCTGGACAGGGCGGCGACTTTGGAGGCGATCGATTACGTACCCCAGGAGGCGGTGGTGGTCTCGATCTCGCCCCAGCCGGATGAGAGAACAGCCACCACTTTGAAGTGGAAGCTGGATCTGTCGCCCCGCCAGGAGACGGAGATCAACTATGCCTACCAGGTGAAGACGACGGAGAGCCTCAAGGAGGCATAA
- a CDS encoding S9 family peptidase → MSMQKLAPYGSWKSPITSDMIASETIGLEEVAYDGQDIYWIESRPTEGGRYVIVRKSPGKEVEDITPAPLNARTRVHEYGGGAYTVFARTLIFSNFADQRLYRLDQGSAPCPITPAGGRRYADGVIDARCSRIICVCEDHRLPGREALNTIVAIDLDGEVEMQVLAKGYDFYSSPRISPDGRRLAWLAWNHPQMPWDGTELWTGELEKDGSLGAVERVAGGSEESIFQPQWSPDGVLHFVSDRTGWSNLYCWQDGHALALTDIQAELSRPQWRFGFSTYAFLTPDRIICTYAQDGIWKLARLDASCLKIDPIKTPFTEISYLEACRDHALFIAGSPDLATSVVKLDLSSGEIEVLRRSGRVDVDRGYISRPEAIDYPTGGGLLAHAFFYRPKNADFQAPPGERPPLLVISHGGPTGAASSALNLMIQHWTSRGIAVLDVNYGGSTGYGRAYRERLKGKWGIVDVDDCANGAAFLAERGDVDSERLIIRGGSAGGYTTLAALAFRSTFQAGASYYGVSDLEVLARETHKFESRYLDGLVGPYPERRDIYRDRSPIHFPEKLSCPVIFFQGTEDRIVPPNQARMMFDALRARGLPTALVEFEGEQHGFRRAENIKRALDAELYFYSRVFRFQTADSIEPVPIENY, encoded by the coding sequence ATGTCCATGCAAAAGCTCGCCCCATATGGCTCATGGAAGTCGCCCATCACCTCTGATATGATCGCATCCGAGACAATAGGCCTGGAAGAGGTCGCTTATGATGGCCAGGACATCTACTGGATCGAATCGCGCCCTACAGAGGGTGGAAGATATGTCATCGTGAGAAAGAGCCCTGGAAAGGAGGTAGAGGATATTACACCCGCCCCCCTCAATGCCAGGACCCGGGTGCATGAGTACGGCGGAGGGGCATACACGGTCTTTGCTCGCACTCTCATCTTCTCCAACTTCGCCGATCAACGGCTCTACCGCCTTGACCAGGGCTCGGCCCCCTGCCCCATCACCCCCGCCGGCGGGCGCCGATATGCCGACGGGGTGATCGATGCCCGCTGCAGCCGCATCATATGCGTCTGCGAGGATCACCGCCTGCCGGGCAGAGAGGCTCTCAATACCATTGTGGCCATCGATCTGGATGGCGAGGTGGAGATGCAGGTCCTGGCAAAGGGATATGACTTCTACTCCTCTCCCCGCATCAGCCCGGACGGAAGAAGGCTGGCCTGGCTGGCCTGGAATCATCCCCAGATGCCCTGGGATGGGACTGAGCTGTGGACGGGCGAGCTGGAGAAGGACGGCTCACTGGGCGCCGTGGAAAGGGTGGCCGGAGGGTCCGAAGAGTCCATATTCCAGCCGCAGTGGTCGCCTGACGGCGTCCTTCACTTCGTCTCCGACCGGACGGGCTGGTCCAACCTCTACTGCTGGCAGGACGGCCACGCCCTAGCCCTCACCGATATCCAGGCGGAGCTGTCCAGGCCCCAGTGGCGATTCGGCTTTTCCACTTATGCCTTTCTCACCCCTGACCGCATCATCTGCACCTATGCTCAGGACGGAATCTGGAAGCTGGCCCGCCTGGACGCATCCTGCCTGAAGATCGACCCAATAAAGACGCCCTTCACTGAGATCTCCTATCTTGAGGCCTGCCGGGATCATGCCCTCTTCATCGCCGGCTCTCCCGATCTGGCCACCTCGGTGGTGAAGCTTGATCTCTCATCAGGCGAGATCGAAGTGCTGCGCCGCTCGGGGCGGGTGGATGTCGACCGGGGATACATCTCCCGGCCGGAGGCGATAGACTACCCCACCGGGGGCGGCCTATTGGCTCATGCCTTCTTCTACCGGCCGAAGAATGCTGATTTCCAGGCCCCTCCCGGCGAGCGGCCACCATTGCTGGTAATCAGCCACGGCGGCCCCACAGGAGCAGCCTCCAGCGCCCTTAACCTGATGATCCAGCACTGGACCAGCAGGGGTATTGCAGTGCTTGATGTGAACTACGGCGGCAGCACCGGCTATGGCAGGGCTTATCGAGAGCGCCTCAAGGGCAAATGGGGGATAGTTGATGTCGATGACTGCGCAAATGGAGCCGCCTTTCTGGCAGAAAGGGGCGATGTAGATTCCGAACGCCTGATCATCCGCGGCGGGAGTGCCGGCGGGTACACCACCCTGGCCGCTCTTGCCTTTCGCAGTACCTTCCAGGCCGGGGCAAGCTACTATGGGGTGAGCGACCTGGAGGTTCTCGCCCGGGAGACCCATAAGTTTGAATCGCGATATCTGGATGGCCTGGTGGGCCCATACCCCGAGCGTCGCGATATCTACCGGGATCGCTCTCCCATCCACTTCCCGGAGAAGCTCTCCTGCCCGGTGATCTTCTTCCAGGGGACTGAGGACAGGATCGTCCCCCCCAATCAGGCCAGGATGATGTTCGATGCCCTGCGAGCCCGGGGCCTGCCCACTGCCTTAGTCGAGTTCGAGGGGGAGCAGCATGGCTTCAGGAGGGCAGAGAACATCAAAAGGGCCCTGGATGCGGAGCTGTATTTCTACTCCCGGGTCTTCCGCTTTCAGACTGCTGACAGCATAGAGCCAGTGCCGATAGAGAACTACTAG